The following are encoded in a window of Lactobacillus acidophilus genomic DNA:
- a CDS encoding LytTR family DNA-binding domain-containing protein, whose amino-acid sequence MKFKLLINPKKDEFVQAQVHQENNFTQELKNFVLTNGNSNQLLVYDDKDAITLSLDEIALITIIDDKTYAICNDQKQYRIKKRIYQLAEELPKHFWRINKSSIVNRYQISRFEETQTAGVNIIMKNGLTDYVSRRCFAKIRKELS is encoded by the coding sequence ATGAAATTCAAGCTACTAATTAATCCTAAAAAAGATGAGTTTGTTCAGGCACAGGTTCATCAGGAAAATAATTTTACTCAAGAACTTAAAAACTTTGTCTTAACTAATGGTAATTCTAATCAATTACTCGTCTATGATGACAAAGATGCAATCACCCTATCGCTTGATGAAATAGCTCTAATCACTATTATTGATGATAAAACTTATGCTATTTGTAATGATCAAAAACAATACAGAATCAAAAAGCGAATTTACCAATTAGCCGAAGAGCTACCTAAACATTTTTGGCGCATTAACAAATCTAGTATCGTTAATCGTTATCAAATTAGCCGATTTGAAGAAACTCAAACAGCTGGCGTAAACATCATTATGAAGAATGGGTTAACCGATTACGTCTCTCGCAGATGTTTTGCCAAAATCAGAAAGGAGTTGAGCTAA
- a CDS encoding metal ABC transporter permease, whose protein sequence is MFQYEFMRYAFLASTFIAITCGVVGVYVVARNYAFLAHTLSEIGFAGAAFAVFIGIAPLWGMLLFTLLGSIGVGELSIHSDQKESSISAISALFIGLGVLFLAISGSNSRYATNILFGSIIGVDKQGVIQLTILSVIVLLMILLVQRSLNFDSFDHIGAVAHGIHTGFVGIVFLISMAMSVAIGAQIVGSLLVFILLTLPSSTARYIGKTIPAMIGWSVGFALFGVWAGLYLGFITNWPVTFFIATIEVVIYLVAYTVHVIKHR, encoded by the coding sequence ATGTTTCAATATGAATTCATGCGTTATGCCTTCTTAGCAAGTACTTTTATTGCAATTACCTGTGGGGTAGTTGGTGTTTATGTAGTAGCACGTAATTATGCCTTTCTCGCTCACACATTGTCTGAAATTGGCTTTGCTGGTGCGGCTTTTGCCGTGTTTATTGGTATAGCACCGTTATGGGGAATGCTCTTATTCACGTTACTAGGTTCAATTGGTGTTGGTGAATTATCCATTCATAGTGATCAAAAAGAATCATCGATTAGTGCAATTTCGGCATTGTTTATTGGATTAGGTGTTTTATTTTTAGCTATTTCTGGTTCAAATAGTCGTTATGCAACTAATATTTTATTCGGTAGTATCATCGGAGTAGATAAACAAGGCGTTATTCAGCTGACGATTTTATCAGTAATTGTTTTATTAATGATCTTATTGGTTCAAAGAAGTTTGAACTTCGATTCATTTGACCATATTGGAGCTGTAGCACATGGTATCCATACTGGCTTTGTGGGCATTGTTTTCTTAATTTCAATGGCAATGTCGGTTGCGATCGGTGCGCAGATTGTAGGATCATTATTAGTGTTTATTTTATTAACACTTCCATCTTCTACTGCTCGTTATATCGGTAAAACGATTCCTGCAATGATTGGCTGGTCCGTTGGTTTTGCCTTATTTGGTGTTTGGGCAGGATTATATCTGGGCTTTATCACTAACTGGCCAGTGACTTTCTTCATCGCAACAATTGAGGTAGTAATTTATTTAGTTGCTTATACAGTTCATGTAATTAAACATCGTTAA
- a CDS encoding metal ABC transporter ATP-binding protein: MILDVNDLSMRFDNKTVFKDISFKLEKGSTTALLGPNGTGKTTLIKILMGMLTPTSGSYKFADDVKIGYVPQFRNIDSEYPLSIRAFIELNAPLFKTKKVKEQVDQQLVETHLDKIQNTRMGEASGGQKQRAYLAQALLDHPNMIILDEATASLDPAAKEELMDLIHHLNKEHKITVLFVTHDIPLASKYMSDYLYLNKGTIRQGKMKDFKEDFE, from the coding sequence TTGATTCTAGACGTGAATGATCTTTCTATGAGATTTGATAATAAAACTGTTTTTAAGGATATCAGTTTTAAACTTGAGAAGGGGTCGACTACAGCCTTACTTGGACCTAACGGTACAGGAAAGACAACCTTAATCAAGATCTTAATGGGGATGCTTACACCAACCAGTGGAAGTTATAAATTTGCTGATGATGTAAAAATTGGCTATGTGCCACAATTTAGAAATATTGATTCAGAATATCCACTCTCAATTAGAGCTTTTATCGAATTAAACGCGCCTTTATTTAAGACTAAAAAGGTAAAAGAACAAGTTGATCAACAATTGGTTGAAACTCATTTGGATAAAATTCAGAATACTCGAATGGGTGAAGCCTCAGGTGGGCAAAAGCAACGTGCATATTTGGCACAAGCGCTACTTGATCATCCTAATATGATTATTTTGGATGAAGCTACGGCTAGTCTTGATCCAGCTGCCAAAGAAGAGTTAATGGACTTGATTCATCATTTAAATAAAGAACATAAAATCACCGTTCTGTTTGTTACACACGATATACCGTTAGCTTCTAAATACATGAGTGATTACTTGTACTTAAATAAAGGAACAATCAGACAAGGTAAGATGAAAGACTTTAAGGAGGATTTTGAATGA
- a CDS encoding metal ABC transporter solute-binding protein, Zn/Mn family: MQNWKTRITKLSFLIGIVGTIMLFVSACSNNKQSSTNDGKISIVTSTNVYADIAKNIVGKYGSAKAIIKNSATDPHDFEPTTQDAKELSSTNIIVANGLGYDSWMNKLASSVDKKPVLVGEELMKLKKGANPHIWYSLSMPTEYVDYLVKRLSKIDSKHKAYFEANGKKYLAKINQVKALAKNSKKTDKMVFVSEPVFDYALAEAGYKIGDKDFEKAVENNTDPSPKTINRMTNDIKNKKIAFFVNNTQSSSSTVKTFVKLAKQNNIPVLNVRETIPNHTTYLNWMKENYQNLANISK; encoded by the coding sequence ATGCAAAATTGGAAAACTAGAATTACAAAATTATCTTTTCTCATAGGTATTGTGGGAACAATCATGCTTTTTGTTTCTGCTTGTTCAAATAATAAACAATCTTCAACTAATGATGGTAAGATTTCGATCGTTACCTCAACTAATGTTTATGCAGATATTGCTAAGAATATAGTTGGTAAGTACGGCAGTGCTAAGGCAATTATTAAAAATAGTGCTACTGATCCGCATGACTTTGAACCAACTACTCAAGACGCTAAGGAATTATCTAGTACCAATATTATTGTAGCTAACGGTTTAGGCTATGATAGCTGGATGAACAAGTTAGCTAGCTCAGTTGATAAGAAGCCAGTTTTAGTTGGTGAAGAGCTAATGAAGTTAAAGAAAGGGGCTAACCCTCATATTTGGTACAGTTTAAGTATGCCAACTGAGTATGTTGATTATTTAGTGAAACGTTTATCAAAAATCGATTCCAAGCACAAAGCATACTTTGAAGCTAATGGTAAAAAATATTTAGCTAAGATTAATCAGGTAAAGGCTCTTGCTAAAAATAGTAAAAAGACCGATAAGATGGTTTTTGTTAGTGAACCCGTCTTTGATTACGCCTTAGCTGAAGCTGGTTACAAGATTGGTGACAAGGACTTTGAAAAAGCTGTAGAAAACAACACAGATCCAAGTCCTAAAACTATTAACAGAATGACAAATGATATTAAGAATAAGAAGATCGCATTCTTTGTTAACAATACTCAATCAAGTAGTTCAACTGTAAAGACATTTGTTAAATTGGCAAAACAAAATAATATTCCAGTATTGAACGTGCGCGAAACTATTCCTAATCACACAACTTACTTAAATTGGATGAAGGAAAATTATCAAAATTTAGCTAATATTAGTAAGTAA
- a CDS encoding PTS fructose transporter subunit IIABC, which translates to MRIKDILSPESMIMELKATNKEDAIKEMADLEVATDVVNDEDAFIKSIWARENESTTGIGGGIAMPHARNKSINKARVLFAKSKEGIDYDSLDGQPVHLFFMITAPEGADNTHLQALAKLSGLLIDPELVEKLKATKTPEEVIDLFEKAEAKKDEEDKKAAEARKAKEAAKAQGSSDDDNKPLIVGVTACINGIAHTYMAQEALIKEGKKRGIEVRIETNGSEGVKDKLTPDEIKRAKGVIIASDKKVDMPRFDGKPLVNHPVVDGINKPGELIDDIMDGKADTYHASAADKSEESSSTEKPGLWASIYKNLMSGISHMLPFVIGGGILMAISFIVENYGGGAKTPAFIFLNNAGNLAFAFMVPVLSAYIAESIGDLPALMPGFVGGYMASIANGQFQVNVQAHATSPAGFLGGIAAGFIAGYLMIGLKKAFAKLPRSVEGMKPMLFYPILGLLFIAAIMFYIINPIFSGVNFAITHFLNSMGTGNLVLLTTILAGMMSIDMGGPFNKAAYVFASGAFANDPHSTTAAILMAAVMVGGMVPPFATAIGTTFFKNKYTMEERRAGVSNWVLGFSFITEGAIPFAAADPGRVIPSCIIGSAVGGALVGLWHVGVPAPHGGLWVSPLAGNIGGPMHILFYFLATIIGSIVAGLIMSFWKKNVKDDPNE; encoded by the coding sequence ATGAGAATTAAGGACATTCTAAGCCCTGAATCCATGATCATGGAACTCAAGGCTACCAACAAAGAAGATGCCATTAAAGAAATGGCAGATCTTGAAGTGGCAACCGATGTTGTTAATGATGAAGATGCATTTATCAAGTCTATCTGGGCTCGTGAAAATGAATCAACTACCGGTATCGGTGGCGGAATTGCAATGCCACACGCACGTAACAAGTCAATTAACAAGGCTCGTGTATTGTTTGCTAAGAGTAAGGAAGGTATTGACTACGACTCACTTGATGGTCAACCAGTTCACTTATTCTTCATGATTACTGCACCAGAAGGTGCTGATAATACTCACCTTCAAGCTTTAGCTAAACTTTCAGGTTTATTGATTGATCCTGAATTGGTTGAAAAACTTAAGGCTACTAAGACTCCTGAAGAAGTTATTGATCTTTTTGAAAAGGCTGAAGCTAAGAAGGACGAAGAAGACAAGAAAGCTGCTGAAGCCAGAAAAGCTAAGGAAGCTGCTAAGGCTCAAGGCTCAAGCGATGATGACAACAAGCCATTAATCGTTGGTGTTACTGCATGTATCAACGGGATTGCCCACACTTACATGGCTCAAGAAGCCTTGATTAAAGAAGGTAAGAAGCGTGGCATTGAAGTTAGAATTGAAACTAACGGTTCTGAAGGTGTTAAAGACAAGCTTACTCCAGATGAAATCAAGCGTGCTAAGGGTGTTATCATTGCTTCCGATAAGAAGGTTGACATGCCACGTTTTGATGGTAAGCCTTTAGTTAACCACCCAGTTGTTGATGGTATTAACAAGCCGGGTGAATTGATTGATGATATTATGGACGGTAAGGCAGATACTTACCATGCTAGTGCAGCTGACAAGTCAGAAGAATCATCAAGTACTGAAAAGCCAGGCTTATGGGCAAGTATTTATAAGAACTTGATGAGTGGTATTAGCCACATGCTTCCATTCGTTATCGGTGGTGGTATCTTAATGGCTATCTCCTTCATCGTAGAAAACTACGGTGGTGGTGCAAAGACTCCTGCATTTATCTTCTTGAACAACGCAGGTAACTTGGCCTTTGCCTTCATGGTTCCAGTTCTTTCAGCTTACATTGCTGAATCAATCGGCGACTTACCAGCATTAATGCCAGGTTTTGTTGGTGGTTACATGGCTTCTATTGCTAATGGTCAATTCCAAGTTAACGTTCAAGCCCATGCAACTTCACCAGCTGGATTCTTAGGTGGTATTGCTGCCGGTTTCATTGCTGGTTACTTAATGATCGGTTTAAAGAAGGCCTTTGCTAAATTACCTCGTTCAGTTGAAGGTATGAAGCCAATGTTGTTCTATCCAATCTTAGGATTGCTCTTTATTGCAGCAATTATGTTCTACATCATTAACCCAATCTTTAGTGGTGTAAACTTTGCAATTACTCACTTCTTGAACAGTATGGGTACTGGTAACTTGGTACTTCTTACTACTATCTTGGCAGGTATGATGTCAATCGATATGGGTGGTCCTTTCAACAAGGCTGCATATGTCTTTGCTTCAGGTGCATTTGCTAACGACCCACACTCAACTACTGCTGCTATTTTGATGGCTGCCGTAATGGTTGGTGGTATGGTTCCTCCATTTGCTACTGCTATTGGTACTACATTCTTCAAGAACAAGTACACTATGGAAGAACGTCGTGCAGGTGTTTCTAACTGGGTATTAGGATTCTCATTCATTACTGAAGGTGCTATTCCATTTGCCGCAGCTGACCCAGGTCGTGTAATTCCTTCATGTATCATTGGTTCAGCTGTAGGTGGTGCCTTAGTTGGTTTATGGCACGTTGGTGTTCCTGCTCCTCACGGTGGTCTTTGGGTATCACCACTTGCAGGTAACATTGGTGGACCTATGCACATTTTGTTCTACTTCTTAGCAACTATTATTGGTTCAATCGTAGCAGGTTTGATCATGAGTTTCTGGAAGAAGAACGTTAAAGATGATCCTAACGAATAA
- the pfkB gene encoding 1-phosphofructokinase, which translates to MIYTVTVNPALDYVLQLEKVNRGEVNRTNNDSFLAGGKGINVSQILNQLNVDNTAWGFVGGFTGKELVRQLNQKRIESDFVTISDNTRVNVKIHAEKETEINAAGPAITNQEIVAFKDRLNDLKKGDIVVMSGSLTPSLPTDFYQSLLPTIKEAGAEFVVDTTGQALLDTLEYHPLVIKPNHHELADLFGVTFESSDDMLKYAKKLLDMGAQNVMISMAGEGGFLLTKDHVYHAKGAVGTAVNSVGAGDSMIAGFVGTYYKTQDPKEGFRIGMACGAATAFTKDIAVKSQIDAVLPQIKVEQIS; encoded by the coding sequence ATGATTTATACAGTAACTGTTAACCCAGCTCTTGACTATGTTCTTCAATTAGAAAAAGTTAACCGCGGGGAAGTTAACAGAACTAACAATGATTCATTTTTAGCAGGGGGTAAAGGAATTAACGTTTCTCAAATCCTTAACCAATTAAATGTTGACAACACTGCATGGGGCTTTGTTGGCGGCTTTACCGGTAAGGAATTGGTTCGTCAATTAAACCAAAAGAGAATTGAAAGTGACTTCGTTACTATTTCAGATAATACTCGTGTGAACGTTAAGATCCATGCAGAAAAGGAAACTGAAATTAATGCAGCAGGTCCTGCCATTACTAACCAAGAAATCGTTGCTTTCAAAGATCGCTTGAACGACTTGAAGAAGGGCGACATCGTAGTAATGAGCGGTTCACTTACTCCAAGTCTTCCTACTGATTTCTACCAATCACTTCTTCCAACTATTAAGGAAGCTGGTGCAGAATTTGTAGTTGATACTACTGGTCAAGCACTTCTTGATACTTTGGAATATCACCCATTAGTAATTAAGCCTAACCATCACGAATTGGCTGATTTGTTTGGCGTAACATTTGAATCAAGTGATGACATGCTTAAGTACGCAAAGAAGCTTCTTGACATGGGTGCTCAAAATGTAATGATTTCAATGGCTGGCGAAGGCGGTTTCCTTTTGACTAAGGATCATGTATATCATGCAAAGGGTGCTGTAGGTACTGCTGTTAACTCTGTTGGCGCTGGTGACTCAATGATTGCTGGGTTCGTTGGTACTTACTACAAGACTCAAGATCCAAAAGAAGGATTTAGAATTGGTATGGCCTGTGGTGCTGCTACTGCATTTACTAAAGATATTGCGGTTAAGAGCCAAATCGATGCAGTATTACCACAAATTAAGGTTGAACAAATTTCTTAA
- a CDS encoding ArsR/SmtB family transcription factor, which translates to MNDQIIRITRALNHPIRIQILYYLNDNKESSVNNLVNQFDVSQPAISRHLRILEEARLVKSERVKQEKYYQLFDNHIIKILDVLRQHANGEF; encoded by the coding sequence GTGAACGATCAGATTATTCGAATTACCAGAGCGTTGAATCATCCAATTCGAATTCAAATTTTATATTACTTAAATGATAATAAGGAAAGTAGTGTGAATAATTTAGTTAACCAATTTGATGTTAGCCAACCAGCAATTTCGCGACATTTGCGAATTTTAGAAGAAGCTAGATTGGTTAAGAGTGAACGAGTTAAACAAGAGAAGTATTACCAATTGTTTGACAACCACATCATTAAAATTCTGGATGTATTGAGACAACACGCCAATGGTGAGTTTTAG
- a CDS encoding L-lactate permease, whose product MWIKFAMALIPIIWLIISLGVMRMPAARACIIGLVLTILLAIFSFKLSVPNTLTAALEGIIMGIWPIMFVIVAALFAYNVTTESGGMKTIQDMLATISTDKRIIVLIIAWGFGGFLESIAGFGTAVAISAGILISFGLEPIRASVISLIANTTATAYGAIGLPILTLGEVTNLNQVALSFLVSLQLCILVVLVPFILVILTGGSVKAIKGVGLITLMSGLAMAIPQIIAARFVGAELPAIAGSLCSIAVTIWMTRWHEDEEESDVERPDNKALLKACSTFILIFIFVILASSLVPPVNNLLNKATTNLVVYTGKNPNTLSISWLSSPGTLILIATLIGGTIQGVSFKRMMQILGKSIKAVGMTTVTVCAIVGLAKVMVYAGMTDALAVALVSLLGPVYPLFAPLIGALGTFLTGSATSANVLFGNLQLSAATDLGVNKYWVVASNMTGATAGMLSPQNIAVATGAIHREGDEGEILKETVKWGSLYLVVCCVFLYITGLLTGMI is encoded by the coding sequence ATGTGGATTAAATTTGCGATGGCGCTGATTCCAATTATTTGGCTAATCATCTCGCTAGGCGTAATGCGTATGCCTGCAGCTCGGGCTTGTATAATTGGGCTTGTTTTAACGATTTTATTGGCAATTTTTAGCTTTAAATTGTCCGTACCCAATACGCTGACGGCGGCCTTAGAAGGTATTATCATGGGAATTTGGCCAATTATGTTCGTCATTGTGGCCGCGTTATTTGCGTACAATGTAACTACTGAATCAGGTGGAATGAAGACTATTCAGGATATGCTAGCCACCATTTCTACGGATAAACGAATCATTGTGCTGATTATTGCTTGGGGCTTTGGCGGTTTCTTGGAATCAATCGCTGGCTTTGGTACAGCTGTCGCAATTTCTGCAGGAATTTTAATTTCATTTGGATTAGAGCCAATTCGTGCTTCTGTCATTAGCTTGATAGCAAATACAACAGCAACAGCATATGGTGCAATTGGGTTGCCAATTTTAACTTTAGGTGAAGTAACTAATTTGAATCAAGTAGCATTATCTTTCCTTGTTTCATTACAATTATGTATTTTGGTAGTACTTGTGCCATTTATCTTGGTAATTTTAACAGGTGGTAGCGTTAAGGCAATTAAAGGTGTGGGTCTCATTACCTTGATGTCAGGATTAGCTATGGCTATTCCCCAGATAATAGCGGCTAGATTTGTTGGTGCGGAACTTCCTGCAATAGCTGGCTCACTTTGTTCTATTGCTGTAACGATTTGGATGACCAGATGGCATGAAGATGAAGAAGAATCAGATGTTGAAAGACCTGATAATAAAGCACTGCTTAAAGCATGCTCAACTTTTATTTTGATCTTTATCTTCGTAATTTTGGCTTCTTCACTTGTGCCACCAGTTAATAATTTATTGAACAAAGCAACCACAAACTTAGTTGTTTATACTGGGAAGAATCCTAATACTCTTTCAATTAGTTGGCTTTCATCTCCAGGAACCTTGATTTTAATCGCTACTCTTATTGGTGGCACGATTCAAGGCGTTAGCTTTAAGCGCATGATGCAAATTTTAGGTAAATCGATCAAGGCCGTGGGTATGACTACCGTTACAGTTTGTGCGATTGTCGGTCTTGCCAAGGTTATGGTTTACGCTGGTATGACTGATGCTTTGGCTGTGGCTTTGGTTAGCTTGCTTGGTCCGGTTTATCCATTATTTGCGCCACTTATCGGTGCGCTTGGAACATTCCTTACTGGTTCTGCAACTTCTGCCAACGTATTGTTTGGTAACTTGCAGTTGTCGGCTGCGACTGACTTAGGCGTAAACAAGTACTGGGTAGTTGCTTCTAATATGACTGGGGCAACTGCAGGGATGCTTTCACCACAGAATATTGCGGTAGCAACTGGTGCAATTCACCGCGAGGGTGATGAAGGTGAGATCCTGAAAGAAACTGTTAAATGGGGCAGTCTGTACTTGGTAGTCTGCTGTGTGTTCTTGTACATTACAGGCTTATTGACAGGTATGATTTAA
- a CDS encoding DUF3021 domain-containing protein — protein sequence MKKFIKDFALRGMLAAGFGPLILVTIYLGLQLSKTVTNLSVAQVNLNIISSLILAFIAGGISAIFRVERISIGTATLIDAVVIYFDYLVIYLINDWIKAQAIPLIIFTIIYIVGYLIIWLIIYHQVKTQVKTINQKL from the coding sequence ATGAAAAAGTTCATCAAAGATTTTGCCCTACGTGGAATGCTTGCTGCAGGCTTTGGTCCTCTAATTTTAGTTACGATCTATTTAGGTTTGCAACTTTCAAAGACTGTTACCAATCTTTCAGTTGCTCAAGTAAACCTAAATATTATTTCTAGCTTAATTCTAGCTTTTATTGCCGGGGGAATAAGTGCTATTTTTAGAGTAGAACGAATTTCAATCGGTACTGCTACATTAATTGATGCGGTTGTGATTTACTTTGACTATTTAGTTATTTACTTAATTAACGATTGGATTAAAGCACAGGCTATCCCTCTAATTATTTTTACAATTATTTACATTGTCGGTTATCTAATCATTTGGCTAATTATTTATCATCAAGTTAAAACGCAAGTTAAAACTATAAATCAAAAATTATAA
- a CDS encoding pyridoxamine 5'-phosphate oxidase family protein, whose amino-acid sequence MKKLDSNKLTDKQQEFFKTHLAYLSTVDENGEPQVGPKQSMRVLDDGHLIYLEKTKAHAYENLKNGSKAAVVVADVPTHTNVRIKGTAHIHEDDDYQKKVATEGGAPQAYVVVIDIEEIYE is encoded by the coding sequence ATGAAAAAATTAGACTCAAACAAGCTTACTGACAAGCAACAAGAATTCTTTAAGACCCATTTAGCTTATCTTTCAACTGTAGACGAAAATGGTGAACCACAAGTTGGTCCTAAGCAATCAATGAGAGTTCTTGATGATGGTCACTTAATCTATCTTGAAAAGACTAAGGCACACGCATACGAAAACTTGAAGAATGGCTCAAAGGCTGCTGTTGTTGTAGCTGATGTTCCAACTCATACCAACGTTCGTATCAAGGGTACTGCACATATTCACGAAGATGATGATTACCAAAAGAAGGTAGCTACTGAAGGCGGTGCACCACAAGCTTACGTTGTAGTTATCGACATTGAAGAAATTTATGAATAA